In Pecten maximus chromosome 10, xPecMax1.1, whole genome shotgun sequence, one genomic interval encodes:
- the LOC117336044 gene encoding cathepsin L1-like, which translates to MAETSAKVILVFIIVTVVRANYIDVAREWREWKQRHGKVYNNQSEETERRHAWERSFYYVRHHSNRPGHSSFTVGMNSRADMLPRDYRLEVNVVAPDITNNVHNNPLLFEPTSFDWRTRGVIAPVSNQGQIGSSLAIVATECLVSSEAIKTGRLVSLSEREVSDCCGGGGGHRVTDVFSCIHNIGGVCSQTTYPNRPGPSRCRNDSCPAVVKVQGSVNIPSGREDLLQQHLLDQPIMAVIDASHASFQMYKSGIYNEKDCSSTQLDHVVQIVGYGVEQGNEFWIVKNSWGVNWGMNGYILMSRDKNNQCGIASAASYPILG; encoded by the exons ATGGCGGAAACATCAGCTAAAGTGATTTTAGTTtttatcattgtcacagtggtTAGAGCGAACTATATTGACGTCGCACGGGAATGGCGGGAATGGAAACAGCGACACGGCAAAGTATATAACAACCAATCAGAAGAAACCGAACGACGGCACGCATGGGAGAGGTCATTTTACTATGTCCGTCACCATAGCAACAGACCAGGCCATTCATCTTTTACCGTGGGGATGAATTCAAGAGCCGATATG CTCCCTAGGGACTACAGATTGGAAGTGAATGTCGTAGCACCAGACATTACTAATAACGTTCATAACAATCCGCTGCTTTTCGAGCCTACCTCATTCGACTGGAGAACACGAGGAGTTATCGCCCCTGTCAGTAACCAAGGGCAGATTGGCAGTTCTTTAGCCATAGTAGCCACCG AATGTCTGGTGTCGTCTGAAGCGATTAAGACTGGTCGTCTGGTCAGTTTGAGTGAGCGGGAAGTATCAGACTGCTGTGGTGGAGGTGGCGGCCATCGTGTGACCGATGTATTCAGCTGTATCCATAACATTGGCGGAGTTTGTTCCCAGACCACGTATCCGAACCGGCCCGGACCTTCCCGATGTAGGAACGACTCTTGTCCGGCAGTGGTCAAG GTACAAGGGAGCGTAAACATCCCCAGTGGAAGGGAGGATCTTCTTCAGCAACATTTACTAGATCAGCCAATCATGGCCGTCATCGACGCTAGCCACGCCTCCTTCCAGATGTACAAGAGTGGGATCTATAACGAGAAGGACTGCAGTTCTACCCAGTTAGATCACGTGGTTCAGATCGTGGGTTATGGAGTTGAACAGGGCAATGAGTTTTGGATTGTTAAAAACAGTTGGG GCGTAAACTGGGGAATGAATGGTTATATATTGATGAGCAGGGACAAAAATAACCAGTGTGGCATCGCCAGTGCTGCCTCCTACCCAATCCTGGGCTAG